Genomic DNA from Oryza sativa Japonica Group chromosome 5, ASM3414082v1:
TATATGCGTTTCCCTACTCATTTTATTCAATTTGTTTGTGCAaacgtataaaaatataagtcatgcttagaaaacatttaataataaatcaagccataacaaaataaatgataactacatacttttttaataaaataaataactaaacatatttaaaaagtcaataacgtcgtatattaaaaaaaagtacgaTCTGGCAATTGCTCTTTGACGTAGATGCTAGTTTGTTGTGAAGAATGTGCTCCATGAATATCCAAATAGTTGATGCTCTCATGCTCTGTTCTAAACATTAAACATATATTGACTCAAGATTAAATATGGTGTTTGTATCTCTCAGTTCGATGATTTGCCTATagcattatctaaaaatattagaCAAGGCCTAACACATATATTCATCCGAAGAGAATGTGTTATATAGCAAAAGCACGCAAAATAACGACCACTTTGTATTATCATTTGCATCATCGAAGTGTCAGTGTTAACAAAATCTATGAAATAGACGGTACATTTAAGAACTAATATAGCAACACGTGGCACATATATGAATGTAATTTATACTAATGGCCTGATTTACACGTTGATGCATAGACGTAATTATCCCAAAGTGAGATTCCAGTGAAAGCAGAAATTTCATGAAGCCAGGCAAGGAGTTACCTTTAGTAGTCCTTTTCCCTTTGTTTGAAGAGCTCTTGTAAAACAGGGAAGATGATAAAGTATGTCTATTTTATCAAATAGGACTTGAAGAAAATGAGAACATGGATAGACCTATATTACGCTTACCATGTCTAAAACAATGCAAAATTAATAAACAAAAAGATTAGCAGTACTATCCTGTATGGGCTTTTTTCTCATGCTCGAGAGTTCACCATTCAATCTTGAATCGAGTAGATTTCTGCATTCATCTGAAGAGTGTTAGCGAGGGAAAACATATCCCGAAGGAAACCAAGATTAGGAATAGAAAGGAGAACGATCGGAAGAGGCAAAGGAAAAGCAAGAAAAGAGGAAACAAATGCTACCTGTTGATTCTGTGAACACATCAGTCATTAAGAAGTAATCATAGTGGGTAATAAAACTGGCAGTTTCGAAAGATAAAGCGCTTGGGAGACATGGAGGTACTCAAGTGGAGCTTGATGTTTTTGCTGTAGATCCTAATCAGTGAAAATCTAAGACATCGATTGCAAATCTAATGGTTAGACTAATTTAGAGTGATGTGGCAAGCTGTGAGATGAGAGAATTAGAGTTAGTGGGGATGAattgtataggtatataggatataGGATGTCGTTAACTTTTaaacacatgtttaaccattcctgttaaaaaaaattatgcaactatcatttattttgttatgagttgttttatcactaaaagtattttaaatatgatttatatcttatgcatttaattttttttaataaaacgaatggtcataTCGTGTGTCCAAAAAACAGCAGTATCATCTAATAAAAAAGGGACGTTGTAGTTTGAGATCTTCATGGTATCATGTGACCTCACATGACGAGGGGCAGGACAGCATCCCAAATTGAAATTAGAGTGAGCACTGCTGGTCTCAAGTTGGTCATGTGTGTAATGGATGGGACAACAGGGCAACTTGCTCGCTTGGTAGCACATCACTCTCCAGTCTTTTTTGCATGGATTGGTGCCAATTGAAAACAGCATTTGAAAATTATTAAGACCCTAACCACTATAATGACTACCAAAGTTGGTGGAAAAGGCATGGCAAGATCTCGTCGGTGAGCCCAATGATTCATCCCCAGTTAATTCTTTAGTTCGTGTGAGTTGTGTTGCCCGTATTGAAGGTAGTCTCCCTATACTGGCATATATTTCAGTCATTATAACCAGTACATTTGATAagtattatatttgttttttttaaatagatgataccGTTAACTTTTGCACATACAtgtgatcattcatcttatcaaaaatttatataattatcatttattttgttgtgagatattttattactaaaatattttaaatatgatttatatcttatgcatTTGCACATAATTTATAATAAGACGAAATGATCAAACGTGTGTTCAAAAGTTAATGCAttatctattagaaaaacagagGAAATAGTAGTCAAGTATCTCTCCTCATGTTTTAAGTAACGTGAGCTCTACCaccaatgcattttttttcagagGACTACCAATGCTTCTGAAGATCTAAAATGTGCATAACCTAAGGCTCTGCTCCTTTTCGGCGTCGTTTCAGTCTCAGACACCAGCACGGTCGATGAGGCCAGTAAACTTCGTATCAATCCAacaattttctccaaaatttacCACAGCTTACTTCCCATGCTTATAAATtctgaaaaaagagagagaggaatatgGTGTATACGAACGAACAGTTCAAACAGAATGTTCAGGTTTCGCTGCATGTCTGAAATTGTTACTTACCATAACACCACCATCCATGTATCCATAGTGCCATTCACGAAATCGCTGCCGGCTAAGGACAGCAGGTTGGTTGCCGGCAAATATAATGCAATTAGCCCAGTGGTTACCAACTAACGCCACAGGTTCTGGAATCTTTCAGTTCCACTGCAGCATTATTGTCGTTTGGTTGTCACGAAATCCGCTTTCTTTCGGTCTGCACCTAATTCTCCCTTTCCCTGTGCAGTGCAGTAGTACCGGATTTGCAAGGTGGTCGCCGTATTCTCCATTCGAGCCGGTCAAGCTCAGGACACCTGCTCTTCGTGCCACACAACCACAGGATGATGGCTTCGCTTCGCGTCGGCTCCTGGTTCCTCTGTCTTGGGTTCCGGTGGAGTCGTGGAGATGGCAAGGGCGGACGCAAGAAAAGAAAACCGGGTGGAGGTTAGTCGTTAGAGTTGTACTTCCTCCACTCAAAAGTGGTAGActtattttaattattatttttaaataagttgATCGTATTTGTAATCTTTATATATTCATTCAAGACTTAAATTAAAAGATAAATTAAACTTTCGATTAGACTCTAaattggttgcatgcatgcatgcatgcatacactcTAAATCTTtgttacatactccctccgtattttaatgtatgacgccattgactttttatccaatgtttaaccattcgtcttattcaaaatttttgtacaaatataaaaatatttatgtcatgcttaaagaacatttgattatgaatcaagtcacaatgaaataaatgataattacacaattttttttaataaaacgaacatTCAAACAttaaataaaaagtcaacggcgtcatacattaaaatatggatgtAGTAtcagattatttttttcttgatctCAATGGCAAAAGTAATACGTGTAACTCTTTTGAATAAAGGAAGTACACTCAAATAGACATGGGAAACCCCACAGCGTAGAGATCAGGATATatgaatataaatatgagaaaaataaaaatatgctaGATCCGTCGTGTTTCTTTCTAACGCTGAAGATTAGCATAaataaaaatcatataaattttACGCTGCAAACTACTCATATCGAGGACCATATAACCAGTGGCGAAGCCAGAGACATTTTGCTAAAGAGCTAGTAATTTGTTATAGAAATTTTATCAATTCATTCAACAGCATAGAAAGTTAATAGAGCTTTTGTGGGCCAGGCGGTGGCTCCGCCCTAACATATAATGTCTGCAAACTCCTCAAGAAATTTGAGTACCATTAGACTTGGAGAATACGTTTCCCACAATGAGAGTAATAAACATGTTAGTACAAAACCCTATTATCTAACGGATAAGCTATATAAGTAATATATTGATTTTGTACATCAAAGACAAAATAAAACTTCAGAACCATAATACTGGATTATATGTCACGTGACAAAATCTATGTAGTTTATCTATGTAGTTTTATGTAACTTGGTTCAAAATAGgtgaggtttttttttaaaaaaaaagaaataaaagctTAATCTCCTATGTATGAGTATTACACTGTATAAAAAAATCCCGGGGCTCACGTATTAGAAATATATTTTAGCTACAAATAGTTGGTGAAAATGGTATGTGTGAAGTGTGTTGTACAAACAAATGTACCATACATATTCACTCTCAAAATTTTGGTTTACACTTTACATGTATCTGGGATCTGGGTTACCAGAAGTTCATACATTTTCTGTGTTTCTGTGAGACCACAGGCCAGCGGCAAAGCTTTCTGCAGGCTTCTCGTTTTGGATGTGTTGTCCAGTATATGCCTCACCGTTGCATTGAGCATTGCAGTTGTTGCATCAGGTGCAAACACCCGGGAACAAGTTGAGCACTCAGTAGTCAGCACTCTCCTATTTGCTCCAACTCCAAAGCTCCGGAAGCATAATGCCCTTCATCTGCTGCTCCATTTCATTGAGCTCCATAACTGGCACGATGTGTACTGGAGACATTTGCAGTACATCACAGGCTCACAGATCGGCACAAACATACTGGACTTATCTATCATGGTTACAATTTTTGTCGCTATGTCCGCGCCAAAAAGTCATTAACTGCAAGTGAGGCATCACCATGTGCGACGGCATTCTCTGGCTCTGGCATGTAAAGTGTAGTAGTAGAAGCCTGCCAAGCAAAGAAAGGCACGAACATTACCAGATTATATTATAGAAATACGCTAAGGTCAATGGTTGACATTCGAGGAAAACATGTACACGTATAGCTATCGAATATACCAGGTAAATCACATATTTCAGCAAAACACCATAAGTATTCAATTAGTATGAAATGGACTCAATTTGTGAAATCATCCCTGCAAACTAATACAAGATTATCTGCATCTTTGCACAATCCAAATCAAGCAGATATTCAATTGGAGCTCTTATGTAGAATTAAAATAACTCGAGAAAGAGAATGATGGTACTAATTTAGGCTAGCTGAATGGCTTTGTGCATTTAGGGTGCAGCTGCTGGGATATTATTGTTCCATAGCCTAGACTAGATGAACACTCTTAGCTGGGACTAAcacatttactccctccgtttcacaatgtaagtcattctagcatttcccatattcatattggtgctaatgaatctagacatatatatctatctagattcattagcatcaatatgaatgtgggaaatgttagaatgacttacattgtgaaacggaggaagtatcactTAGCTGGGAGCCTGGGAAATAAGTCAcccatttatatttatattataccCTTCCACTGGTCGTGCAGACTGAAAATAAGTCACCCATTCATATCTATGCACTTGCTGTCCTATGATGATCATTACAATGTTCTAAGAGAGATTAGTAGTACCTTCGTGTCTAATTGCAAGTCTCTGCTGTTGTCTATTGAAAGAATAGCACCATGAGCTTTTAACCACATTTCACACTCTTCTGATGCTTCACTATCAATTCTTGAGAATCCCAAAATTTGTGCAACATATCCCACTGGTATAGTCGGGCGATATGATTTAGACATGCATTTTACAGCCTCAAAACGCATTCGCTCCACATATAGATCTGTCAAAGTGATCCTCAACAGACatcaattttttcatgaatacAGAATAGATTTTTTAGCCAAATACAGAAGCACATTGAATTGATACAGATAGTATTTAGTCCTTTACCCATGAGGCAAGAATTCAAGTTCGGTGCCTGCTTGTATAGTTTGAAAAATAGGACATAGTTTCCAGATGAAACAGCAGAATGAACTGCAAGGGCATGCTTGACAGCTTCATCTTGTTTGGCTTGTTTCGATAACCTGAAAATAATGAGTATGTCAAACGTGGTCAGTTTAAGAACAAAAACTGGTCAATATTCTGCCAGTGTACTAGTATAAAATAGTACCTTGCCAATGATGACAGCAAGTCTCGTTTATTATTAGAGTGCAACATGACACAGAGTAAATTGTACGCAGAGAATTCAAAGTAACAGCCCTTGATTCCCTCTGCATATAGCCTCTTCAGTTGTGACTGGCACTGCAAGAGATGTTGCGTGCATAAACAGTTAGAACTACAATACCCATGCATcacttaacatttttttttttttgcacaaagATTGCAAACATAAATTttctaatttacaaatgtagtTGCAGTTTCCAATGACAATCAACTTTCGTGAAACAGCAGTACCGTTACGGGCTTATGGCCCCAAGGACTAGTCTTTGGTACTGTTCACACGTTTTACTGTGGCACCATGAGGATTAATTTTCTATAGATATAGGATTAGATTTATTAGTATCATCTATTCCATAAGAATATTGAAGATAATTTTCTTAGGGTTTAAGTTATCCTATTATATAAGGATGCATTCTTGTCTCTTTTCGTTACACGATGATAAAATCCAAAGTAAAACTAAGCTTCAGAGCCTCTCTAGCTTATAGGTAGAAGCCATGTTGGCGGCTAGATGAAGGTCAGTGCTCTACCTTTGGTCTTCAAAAGCCTATCCGAAGCTAATCCATATCAATACTCCACATGGTAATCTGAAGCTCCCTCCAGTCAAAAATAAGTGTCGTTTTAGAACCCGTGAAGTCAACAGAAGttaacttttgaaaaaaaaactattgttTAGAATATATGTTTTGGGTATACGAAAATGATAAAAGCTTTCATGATATTACACTATGCGACTATTATTGGATTCATTTATGCAAAAGAATTAAGCCGTTAAAGTTATGCATTATTGACCTTGAAAATTCTAAAATGGTACTACTTTACTAATTTGTGACTAGAGGGAGTAGTAAGTGGGACCAAACTTGGGATTGTCAGTGTCAGCCCACCGATAGAAAATTACTTGACCTCTATTTTCTTTATGCATGTTATCTAACTAAACATGAAGATGAAGTTGCAAAACTATGTCCTGCAACAGAAATATTGAGCATATGCACAAACACAATTATTTGATATCCCAAGAGAATAAACTATAACAAAGCATACCTGGTTATATTCAGGTAGGTCACCTGCCTGCATTGCTAAACGTGCATGAGTTTCATAAACCTGAAATAACAAACCTAAAGGTTAGAAGCACTAGTGGCATAACTGAAGTCCTGGTGCACAGCATTTACAAATATTTTCTTATGGTCAGTAATAGTAACTGGCAGCATAACTAATATGATATTGATATCTTGacagaagtaacttataaaGGAACTGCAGTTTTCTAGTTGCTAACACATTGTGGTAAGCACAATAGGATCATGATTCATGAGAAGAGGATACCTTGACAGTAAGTTCATTCTGGATTCTCTGAACTGTGAGATCTTGGCGAATAGACTTCAGTTGATCACATTTATAAAGATAATTCTTTTGAGATGTTTCAACCATGGAAAGGGCCTTCTCCAAGACATGCTCCGGTCTTACCTGCCAAGCATTATTCAGATAAGGAGAAGAAACAGTAGATATGATCaaattgcaaaagaaaaaagatttgCTATTGATGCTTTTCAATTAAGAATCCAGGACAACAGTTGGTGGGTTTTATTACTGTGGCAGGATCAGGTGCTGATGTAAGCCGGAGATATCGTTTCTCAATTTCTTGGCATGTCCCCTTTACTGTCAATGCATCCCAATCCATATCCTCCACAGCCAAGGTAGTGCCATCTTCACAGCTTCTGGCAAGAAGAGCTGAAACAGCTCTTCGTGCATGTATATTAGCCATTACATCTTTACTTGCTGCAGAATTCCTCGATTTAGATGATGAATTCTGGTTCTTCTCAAAACGCTTTGACCTATGCTCCCTGCGCTTCTTCTCCTCAGGTGAATTTGCTAGTGCGGTTGCACTGGCATAATATTTGGTTAGATCCTGCTCCTTATCACTATCACTTGAAGCATTTCCATTTTGCATTTGATCTGAGTAACTGCTGATCTTTTGCTTCTTGGCAGGCCGCTGACTGACTTTGTTTGCAGTCGCATGATGAGACTGGAAAAATTTTCTGGAATCCCAGTTATTACTCTGCATGGCATTCATTCAAATATTTCAAATACTAAGTAGAGCAATAACACAGGTATTTGATATTGGCAATTCAGAAATGGAAAGCCATACATGTAGTTAAAATATGGAAATCTGTTCCTCTTGTACATTGACTGATTAGTATGAGATTTTGCAAGAGTTCACATGCCGGTTCTTACCATTCTGTTTTTGGCTTCCAAATTATTGTGGGTGGTACCATTCACCAACCCTTTTACCGGTTCCACCTTATCTGTAACCTTTTCCTCCACAACAGGCTCCCACCTACTTTTTTGGCGTCTCCTATTGGTAGATGTCGACAAGGAGGGACTTGAATTGTTTGCACTGCTATATGGAAAACAAATAGCAAAAAGTTAATTCAGAAATATGTGATTCTGCATAGCACAGAAGCAGCAATGAGCCAATGACTCAAAACTTTCTTTAGTGAAAGGAAGGAATCCTAATTTTGCCTACAACACGAATTTGGGCATAGTAGTTTGTGGCAAAATTAGATGGATCACTTTTAACCCAGTATCTATGTAATGCAAACATTTGATTAAGTATATGAATAGTTCTGCACCCAAAAACCAATTCCCAATAATCACATCTTAATTATTTTCTAGGGTTATCATGGTTAGAAATCGGAGGAAGGGTATAGGATTTTAAATATTCTTCATGAAATGATACATCCATGATTCCACCATATACTGCCCAATAAGATTAACATATGTCCAAGACAGTTGAGACATATCCAATTATATAAATCTGAAGGCATCTTACTATTATTatagataaattatttttttgcgATATTTGCTTAGATCATAACACTTCTGATATAAATTACCCAGAAGATAACACTGTTAAGAAGGTGTAAGCTGGAATTTTCATTCATTGCATGGTGCTGGTTGCCCGAAAGTATAATTCTATAGCAACATAAGTCCAAAACAACAGATAAAAAATATCAGTCAACGTAGTTAAGTACTCAAAACACTACATTATCACTGTCCAGAGAATCCAGAAGCACAAACCTTGTTTCTGGAATGGTTGCAACATTTTGTACCAAAGGAAGCAGTGGCTCAGTGTCCCAATTCTTAGTAAGAAGGGTTCCATCAGCAATGGCGCTGTTTTTTATCTGATATTATATTAGGAAGATAACAAGACTGAGATACAGAGTCAACGAATTTACATCATTCTAAATTGACGTAAAAGAACCACAAAATAAACAAAGGAAAACATATGAATGAAGCACCACATCAATCGCTGGCCCAATAACTGGAGTGAATTCAACTAGAAAACTGTGATCAGCCATTTGTTGTGAATGGCAAATTGGCAACAGCCACGATGCCAATCTTTTTTACAACAAAATGCTGGCAACTAACAAAACGCCAAAACAATATAACAGAGATTTACCTCTTCTATCATACTCTGGCAAGCAGCCTTCTGGGCCTCATCCTTGCAACAGTTGAGATTCCTCGTAGCATAATTATGTAATGAAAAAGGGAGTGATCTCTAAACATGAGAATAGAAAAGTAGGTGGTGAATATGCAAGTACCAATATCTTCCTTGATTAAGTATAAGCATAATACGTGCTAACTTTTTGCGCTGGTTTTCCAAGGAATAAGCCAATGCATTCTCATAGACATCGAACGAATTTAAATATCATGAGTTTGAACTAACAAACTAATATATAATTTAATGAATCATTTTATATGCCAATAGCTCCCCAAATAGTCATTTTCCATATGAGCAAAAAAAATAGCCTTAGAAAGTTAGAACATCATGTGCcagaaatgaagaaaagaagagcAGAAAATTACAGCATCATTCTTCACCATGGAAACACTAACATAAGCAGGCTTCTTTGACAAATCAGCACCTAAAATTTTCTTCTCGCTCTTTGGTATTACCATAGAAAAACCTGGAGCAATTCGAGGAACCTGCATTTTGTTTTCACTTGAATTttcggttgcaataaaaacctgCCAATTTGGGTGTAAATTTTCAGATACATGGTCGACTGAGTAAATATTTGAGTTTGGACCGTTTGAACCTACAGTATTTTGTTGATCGCCATGATTGCTTTGCTGAACGGGGTTCAAATTCACAGTGCTCTGTGGGCAGGCTGGTGTCTGGCTGGCATAATGGTTTTGAGACCTTGGGTTACCTGCTACCTGGCCAGCATACTGGTTTTCCAACACCGGAGCGTGCGCCTGGTTGATATATTGATCTTGAGGCCCTGGACCACCTGAAGCCTGTAGGTAGAtgaaatttagatataattattttctattcTCATGATGAAACAATCTATGTAGCGAGCTAAAGAACACAAGAAAATTGCCACAAGTCAAACAAGACAGAAAAGACATGACACTTCAAGACCTACAAGCAACAAAAAACCTTCATACGGTACAGATGATTTTCTTAGTATGCAATGTGCTATAAACTTCTCCATGCAAACACAAAGAGAAGTGCTAGTGCCAACCAAATCTACATGAACAAAGTACGGAAACAATCATCATGCATTCTGATGTTCCATATCGTAAAGAGCGTGTTTATAGCCCACGAAACTCATCGAAAAGAATGCTGCACCCAGATGCACAGCAAGCGGAGGAAGTTGAATTTGAGATAAGCTGACTAGGCATAACACATATGCAACACAAAATAAGTAAACACCATCTGTTGATCGAAAAAAAGAAATGATTGTCCCAAAATAGCAACATAACCAGATAGCTTAAAACCCATGATCAATAAATGTCCAGGGTGTGACCAAGAAGGCTATGTACAATTAGTAGCGATATACATAGAAAGGAAGGAATATACCTGAATAGGAGGCGCAATAGAAGAACTTGAATTACTTTTCCATGATGTAGTTCCTGGAGGAGGTGGCTGGATACTGGGATAGGAGTAGCTAGAAGTAGTGTTAACAATTGAGTTACTGTTCCCGACTGGATCACCAGCAGGATTTGGCACGGTGTGATTGTAATAGTATGGCCATTGGTTGTACTGCTGTTGGTATGAGAAAGAATTGGTAGGCACTGAAATGGAATGCTGTACTGTGTTGGTATTGGATGACGGGTAGTTCTGATATGACTGAGCATAATTATTTTCAAAGCTTCCACCATTCCAGGTGCTGTTCTGATAATAGCTATTGCTAGTTCCATATCCTGGAGCAGTCTGATGACCACCAGCATTGTAATATGTGTTACTTGTGGGACCAACGTAAGactctgaattctgaaatgaAGTAAGAGGCTGATGAGCTGCACCTGAATGTTGATTTGTTCCTCCTTGCTGGACAGAAGAACCATTTGTAGTTTGTGGGTAACTATAATAATAGTTTGCATATTCTGCAGCAGTGTACCCATGTTGAAGTGAACTTGAGTAAGGCATGTGAGAATGAGTCGCATTTTCTGTGCCCATAGTTGGCTGAGCATTATGAGGTGCACTGCTTGCCACACTCTGATTGTCTCCCGAAACCGAAACATCCCTTTGTGGATCATAGTAAACTGTATCTTGGCTTTGATTGTTCACTGGATAGCTCCACGGGACTGTAGCTGCCCCAGTTGAAGAGGACCATGAATGATGCCCTAAAGCTAAAGGTGGATAAGTAGATGGATTTGTCTGCCCCACAATGCTGACCTGCCATTAGCAAATAAAGGGGTCATGAACTCATGATCATTTATATAATGGCATAATGCACATAGCAACTTAGTTACAAAAGCCATGACCAAAAGATTCATCCTCACTGCAGCTTTAACCATTTCAGTAATTCATTGGCAAAATGCTTTAAGTCAGTACTATATTGCAACTAGAATGATTCGTACAACTAGGCTTCCATACAACCATAGATTCTCAGAATTAACATGTAGTTCTACGCATAGCAAAGACGTTCAAATCCGATCAAACTTCTGCTCTAATTTTTCTTTGCAAAAATTCAACGAAGCCACCTTGCATGAATAGTTTAGTTCCCTTGGCTAAATTTTACTTCTACCAATCACCCACATCCTCAAATTAGCTTAAGTTTGGTACAGTAATTAGCATAATATCAAATTCGTTGCATCCTAAATAGACACTAAATAAACGATCacatattcaaaaaaaaaacaaattcaaaaATCAATAGAACATCAGACGAGGCGCGTCATCTACCTCGGCAGGAGCGGCATCGGATCCAGCAGCCACCACCCCGGCGCCGTGGCTCGCCATCATTCCTCCCCCTCCCGGAGCTCCAACCCTAGCGAACCGGTCAAccgcccgccgccacgccaACGCAACGCAACGCACA
This window encodes:
- the LOC9270017 gene encoding SAC3 family protein A isoform X4, which produces MMASHGAGVVAAGSDAAPAEVSIVGQTNPSTYPPLALGHHSWSSSTGAATVPWSYPVNNQSQDTVYYDPQRDVSVSGDNQSVASSAPHNAQPTMGTENATHSHMPYSSSLQHGYTAAEYANYYYSYPQTTNGSSVQQGGTNQHSGAAHQPLTSFQNSESYVGPTSNTYYNAGGHQTAPGYGTSNSYYQNSTWNGGSFENNYAQSYQNYPSSNTNTVQHSISVPTNSFSYQQQYNQWPYYYNHTVPNPAGDPVGNSNSIVNTTSSYSYPSIQPPPPGTTSWKSNSSSSIAPPIQASGGPGPQDQYINQAHAPVLENQYAGQVAGNPRSQNHYASQTPACPQSTVNLNPVQQSNHGDQQNTVPRIAPGFSMVIPKSEKKILGADLSKKPAYVSVSMVKNDARSLPFSLHNYATRNLNCCKDEAQKAACQSMIEEIKNSAIADGTLLTKNWDTEPLLPLVQNVATIPETSANNSSPSLSTSTNRRRQKSRWEPVVEEKVTDKVEPVKGLVNGTTHNNLEAKNRMSNNWDSRKFFQSHHATANKVSQRPAKKQKISSYSDQMQNGNASSDSDKEQDLTKYYASATALANSPEEKKRREHRSKRFEKNQNSSSKSRNSAASKDVMANIHARRAVSALLARSCEDGTTLAVEDMDWDALTVKGTCQEIEKRYLRLTSAPDPATVRPEHVLEKALSMVETSQKNYLYKCDQLKSIRQDLTVQRIQNELTVKVYETHARLAMQAGDLPEYNQCQSQLKRLYAEGIKGCYFEFSAYNLLCVMLHSNNKRDLLSSLARLSKQAKQDEAVKHALAVHSAVSSGNYVLFFKLYKQAPNLNSCLMDLYVERMRFEAVKCMSKSYRPTIPVGYVAQILGFSRIDSEASEECEMWLKAHGAILSIDNSRDLQLDTKASTTTLYMPEPENAVAHGDASLAVNDFLART
- the LOC9270017 gene encoding SAC3 family protein A isoform X3 → MMASHGAGVVAAGSDAAPAEVSIVGQTNPSTYPPLALGHHSWSSSTGAATVPWSYPVNNQSQDTVYYDPQRDVSVSGDNQSVASSAPHNAQPTMGTENATHSHMPYSSSLQHGYTAAEYANYYYSYPQTTNGSSVQQGGTNQHSGAAHQPLTSFQNSESYVGPTSNTYYNAGGHQTAPGYGTSNSYYQNSTWNGGSFENNYAQSYQNYPSSNTNTVQHSISVPTNSFSYQQQYNQWPYYYNHTVPNPAGDPVGNSNSIVNTTSSYSYPSIQPPPPGTTSWKSNSSSSIAPPIQASGGPGPQDQYINQAHAPVLENQYAGQVAGNPRSQNHYASQTPACPQSTVNLNPVQQSNHGDQQNTVPRIAPGFSMVIPKSEKKILGADLSKKPAYVSVSMVKNDARSLPFSLHNYATRNLNCCKDEAQKAACQSMIEEIKNSAIADGTLLTKNWDTEPLLPLVQNVATIPETSSANNSSPSLSTSTNRRRQKSRWEPVVEEKVTDKVEPVKGLVNGTTHNNLEAKNRMSNNWDSRKFFQSHHATANKVSQRPAKKQKISSYSDQMQNGNASSDSDKEQDLTKYYASATALANSPEEKKRREHRSKRFEKNQNSSSKSRNSAASKDVMANIHARRAVSALLARSCEDGTTLAVEDMDWDALTVKGTCQEIEKRYLRLTSAPDPATVRPEHVLEKALSMVETSQKNYLYKCDQLKSIRQDLTVQRIQNELTVKVYETHARLAMQAGDLPEYNQCQSQLKRLYAEGIKGCYFEFSAYNLLCVMLHSNNKRDLLSSLARLSKQAKQDEAVKHALAVHSAVSSGNYVLFFKLYKQAPNLNSCLMDLYVERMRFEAVKCMSKSYRPTIPVGYVAQILGFSRIDSEASEECEMWLKAHGAILSIDNSRDLQLDTKASTTTLYMPEPENAVAHGDASLAVNDFLART
- the LOC9270017 gene encoding SAC3 family protein A isoform X6 — its product is MIHKGMFRFRETIRVWQAVHLIMLSQLWAQKMRLILTCLTQVHFNMGTLLQNMQTIIIVTHKLQMVLLSSKEEQINIQTAPGYGTSNSYYQNSTWNGGSFENNYAQSYQNYPSSNTNTVQHSISVPTNSFSYQQQYNQWPYYYNHTVPNPAGDPVGNSNSIVNTTSSYSYPSIQPPPPGTTSWKSNSSSSIAPPIQASGGPGPQDQYINQAHAPVLENQYAGQVAGNPRSQNHYASQTPACPQSTVNLNPVQQSNHGDQQNTVFIATENSSENKMQVPRIAPGFSMVIPKSEKKILGADLSKKPAYVSVSMVKNDARSLPFSLHNYATRNLNCCKDEAQKAACQSMIEEIKNSAIADGTLLTKNWDTEPLLPLVQNVATIPETSANNSSPSLSTSTNRRRQKSRWEPVVEEKVTDKVEPVKGLVNGTTHNNLEAKNRMSNNWDSRKFFQSHHATANKVSQRPAKKQKISSYSDQMQNGNASSDSDKEQDLTKYYASATALANSPEEKKRREHRSKRFEKNQNSSSKSRNSAASKDVMANIHARRAVSALLARSCEDGTTLAVEDMDWDALTVKGTCQEIEKRYLRLTSAPDPATVRPEHVLEKALSMVETSQKNYLYKCDQLKSIRQDLTVQRIQNELTVKVYETHARLAMQAGDLPEYNQCQSQLKRLYAEGIKGCYFEFSAYNLLCVMLHSNNKRDLLSSLARLSKQAKQDEAVKHALAVHSAVSSGNYVLFFKLYKQAPNLNSCLMDLYVERMRFEAVKCMSKSYRPTIPVGYVAQILGFSRIDSEASEECEMWLKAHGAILSIDNSRDLQLDTKASTTTLYMPEPENAVAHGDASLAVNDFLART
- the LOC9270017 gene encoding SAC3 family protein A isoform X5, whose protein sequence is MIHKGMFRFRETIRVWQAVHLIMLSQLWAQKMRLILTCLTQVHFNMGTLLQNMQTIIIVTHKLQMVLLSSKEEQINIQTAPGYGTSNSYYQNSTWNGGSFENNYAQSYQNYPSSNTNTVQHSISVPTNSFSYQQQYNQWPYYYNHTVPNPAGDPVGNSNSIVNTTSSYSYPSIQPPPPGTTSWKSNSSSSIAPPIQASGGPGPQDQYINQAHAPVLENQYAGQVAGNPRSQNHYASQTPACPQSTVNLNPVQQSNHGDQQNTVFIATENSSENKMQVPRIAPGFSMVIPKSEKKILGADLSKKPAYVSVSMVKNDARSLPFSLHNYATRNLNCCKDEAQKAACQSMIEEIKNSAIADGTLLTKNWDTEPLLPLVQNVATIPETSSANNSSPSLSTSTNRRRQKSRWEPVVEEKVTDKVEPVKGLVNGTTHNNLEAKNRMSNNWDSRKFFQSHHATANKVSQRPAKKQKISSYSDQMQNGNASSDSDKEQDLTKYYASATALANSPEEKKRREHRSKRFEKNQNSSSKSRNSAASKDVMANIHARRAVSALLARSCEDGTTLAVEDMDWDALTVKGTCQEIEKRYLRLTSAPDPATVRPEHVLEKALSMVETSQKNYLYKCDQLKSIRQDLTVQRIQNELTVKVYETHARLAMQAGDLPEYNQCQSQLKRLYAEGIKGCYFEFSAYNLLCVMLHSNNKRDLLSSLARLSKQAKQDEAVKHALAVHSAVSSGNYVLFFKLYKQAPNLNSCLMDLYVERMRFEAVKCMSKSYRPTIPVGYVAQILGFSRIDSEASEECEMWLKAHGAILSIDNSRDLQLDTKASTTTLYMPEPENAVAHGDASLAVNDFLART